ATAATCTGTTCTGTGAGGATCCGGAGCTATAGTTTGACTAAAACTATTATCTGCTTTTATCGCGATAGTGTTTTCTTGTCCTAGTATAACAAAACCGGTAATATCAAAATGAAACGGTACATAGCCGTTTACAGCGTAATTCCCTACTTTTTTTCCGTTTACCCAGACTTCGGTAGCATTATGAACTGCTTCAAATTCTAAGAAAATTTTATTGGAGGACTTACTATTAATCTTTATTTTTTTGCGATACCAACTGATATCTCTGAGGTATTTTTCTTGTATCCAAGTTTCTTTAATACTATCCATCTCATAGGAAACTAATTGTGTGGTGTGAGGAATAGAGACATTTTCCCAAGAGCTATCATCAAAATTTGTAGCAGTAGGAGTGTGCTCTAAATCTCCCAAATGAAATTTCCATCCAATGTTTAAGTTTGTTTTTGTACGATCGCCTGCTTCAAAACCTTGTGGTAATTTTGTGTTTTGAGCAAATGTTACTGTGCTAATTAATAGGCTGATGAATAAATAGTTTAGTTTCATTTTCAGTGAGTGATATTTGTGGTACTAAAATTATTTATTCTTAGAATGGTAGGTCAGTAGAAATGTTTGTAAACATACCACATATGGTTTATTGTAGTTAGATACCCAGTAATCTTGGAAACCGAAGTTTGTTTTGATGAAAAAAAAGCGGAATGTTACCTGAAAACAAAAAAGACTTTGAAATACATTTCAAAGTCTTTTTCTATTAGTTGAATTAGATCTAGTTATTTTAGTTCTAATTCTTTTATTTCTACAGTTGTTTCGCCTCTTAATTCTTCATAGGTAGCAACCATCTCTTTTAGCTTTTCTGGATTAGAAGCGGCTAAATTAGTTTCTTGCTTTCTATCTGTTTTAAGATTGTAAAGTTGGTACGTATCTGCTATTCCTAATTCTATATTCACCTGTGTGTTTATTGGATTGCCTTTATAAGGCGGAATTAATATCCAGTCGCCACTTCTCAGTGCTGTTTTTTGACCAGCTTCCAACACTAAATTAGTTCTTCCTATTTTAGATTTACCTAATAATACATCAATTAACTCTTCACTATCGTCTGTAGTGATGTCACTGTCTGCAAGTTTTGCTAAAGAGTTTAATAAATCTATTTGACAAACAAGCGCATCAGAAACACTAGGTGTAATGGTGCCTTTCCAATAGGTAATAAAGGGTACGTGTGTGCCTGCATCGAATAGGCTGTATTTTCCTCCTCTTAAGCCGCCAGTAGGAGTATGGCTACCTAGTTTTTCTTCTGCATCATCAAAATAACCATCATTTAAAACAGGGCCATTATCACTTGTAAATACTATCAATGTGTTTTCTAATATTTTTTCGTCTTCTAAAGTTTTTATAAATTCTCCGATAACCCAATCAGCTTCAAGAATTACATCACCACGTGGTCCCATACCAGATGTTCCAACAAAACGAGGATGAGGAGTACGCGGTACGTGTGGTTGTTGTAAGGCATAATATAAAAAGAAAGGTTCTTTTTTATGATTTTTGACATAGTCTTTTGCTTTTTCTAGAAAGTGATCGGCCATATCAACATCCTTCCATTTAGCAGCTTCACCACCTTTCATAAATCCAATTCTAGGGATCCCATTAACAATACTATTGTTATGACCATGGTGCCATTTCATTTTTAATAACTCAGGATTATCTTTTCCTGTGGGTTGCCCTTCATAATTCTTCGCATAATCTACTTCAATAGGATCATTAGGATCTAAACCATCTACATGACCACCTTTAATATACACGGTAGGAACTCGATCTTGTGTTGCTGCCATAATATAGGAGTAGTCAAAACCAACTTCGTTAGGACCAGGAGATACGCGTTCATTCCAATTAACATGACCTGTTCCTAAACCAAGATGCCATTTGCCAACAATACCGGTAGTATACCCTTGTTGTTTTAACATTTTAGGAATGGTAGTTTGTTCCGTACTAATGATTAATGGTGCTGTACCAGGTAATATTTGGGCATCTTTATTTCTCCAAGGATATACCCCTGTTAAAATACCATATCGGCTAGGAGTACAGGTAGCTGAGGTAGCATAACCATTTGTAAAACGTACTCCGCCATGTGCAAGTTTATCTATATTAGGGGTGCTAATTTCTGTTGCCCCATTAGCACTGATATCACCATAGCCTAAGTCATCTAAGTAAATTACAACGATGTTAGGTTTCGAAGTGGCTTCTTTTGCTTCCGTAGTGGCCGTTTCCTTTTTCTTATTCTCCTCTTTACAGCTAAAAGTAAAAACGATTAAAAGTAATAAATCAAGTTTAAAAAAAGTGTTTTTAGAGATTGGATGTGAAGTCATAGGCTTGTTATTTAATTTTTTTATTTAAGGATTTATTTCTGTCGCCTTGCCATTTTTCGTCCTCTTTAAGGACATTTTCGGCATGCGGGTCCAACCAACCTGGAGCCATGTTTTTGGCATCCCATTTTTTGTAGGCTTTTTCTAAGGCGACTATAATTTCAGGGTTTTCATTAGCAATATCATAACGTTCCAGATGATCTTTTTCAAGATCAAAAAGTAAGGTTTTGTTTTTGTAAGCACTTTTGTAGAGCTTGTAGTTGCCTTTTCTAACGGCATACTCAAAGTTTCCTGATGATCTCCAGAATAAGGTTTCATGAGGAGTTTCTTGTGTTTTCTGCAGAATGAAAGGAAGCAAGTCTACTCCGTCTAACTGACGTTCTTTTTTTGCTTTACCACCAGCTGCATTTAAAAATGTAGGAAATAAATCTAAAGAAGATATTGGTTCATTATACGCGTATTTTTCTTTAATTTTTGTTGGCCAAGTTATAAAGAATGGCACTTTAATTCCGCCTTCAAATAGCATGCCTTTATGGCCTCTATAAGGTCTATTATCTGCATGTTCTATTCTCCCTCCATTATCACTTAAAAATACAAGAATGGTGTTTTCTTTTAAACCGTTAGCAATTAGTGTAGAATCAATTTTACCAACATTAGCATCTACAGCATTTACCATGGCAGCATATACACTTCTACCGGCATATTCTATATGTTTGGTTTTCTCAAGGTATTCTTTTGTTGCTTGATCTGGGGCATGAGGCGCATTATAGGCAAGGTACATGAAAAAAGGTTTTTCATCTTTTTGGGTGATAAAACGAATGGCTTCAGTTGTAAAATCATCAGTCAAGTAGGTTAACTCCTCTTCGGGTACTACCTTTCTATTTCTATAGATTGTCTGAATTTCATTTTTAGATTCGCCCCAATAATTCATACCGCCTCCAGGAAAACCAAACCAGTGGTCAAAACCTTGTGCTGGTGGGTATAAATCTGGATGGTCTCCCAAATGCCATTTTCCAATAGCGCTGGTCCTGTAGCCTTGTTCTTTCAATGCTTCAGAAATCATTTTTTCTGATAGTGGAGTGCCTACAGAAGCATCATTTTTTCCATCATAAGGCATATTACAGTCATGACCAAAACGTGCTTGGTAACGACCCGTTAATAACCCAGCTCTCGAAGGACTACAATAGGGATGTGAAACATATCCGTTAGAAAAAATAACACCTTCAGAAGCAAGTCTGTCTAAATTTGGTGTAGGTATATCTGTTGCTCCGTTAAAACCAACATCTGCCCATCCTTGATCATCTGTGAGAATCACTATAATATTAGGTTACTCTTGCGCATTGGTCTTTAAGACTAAACTAAGCAAAGCAAATAGGAATAAGAACTTCTTGTGGGATATCATTCTATTCTGTTTTAATGATTAAGCTTGCTGTAGCTAAATTTTCTCCGGTTGCCGTAATAGTAACTTCTCCGGTGTTTTCAGTACCTTTGATAATCGCTAAACTTTTACCAAAAAATGACTTGATGTAGTTTTCCTGAAAAGATTCTAGCGAGGCAGAATTTCCATTTCCAACCGCTTCTAATACTCCTGCTCCTTCCACTTTAAAATTAATCAAATTAGCTGCATTAGGGCATAAATTGCCGTCTTTGTCTTCTATGCTTACGGAGACGAAAGAAAGGTCTTTACCATCTGCCTTAATTGTATTTCTATCGGCTACTAACGAAATTTTAGCAGGCTTTCCTGCCGTTTTTATTTCTTTAGAAGCTACTTGCTTTCCATTCGTATACGCAACCACTTTTAAGCTGCCTGGTTGGTAAGCCACCTGCCATGATAGTCTGTATTTAGATTTGTAGATACCTTTCTTAAAGCCATTATATTCAGTAAAAACGTCTGTTAGATCTTTGCCTTTTACTTTTTTTCCAAAAGAGGTGCCGTTTACGAATAACTCCACTTCATCTGCATTGGTATAAGCGTAAACTGGGATTGTTTGTCCTTCTTTGCCTTCCCAATTCCAATGTGGTAAAACATGAACCATAGGAGCCGATGTCCATTGACTTTGGTATAAATAAAAGCGGTCTTTAGGGAAGCCTACTAAATCTACAGGAGCAAAATAAGAGGCGTGAGAAGGCCAATCATCATTCCAATAGCCATTCGTGGAATTATCTCTACCACCATAAGGGGTTGGTTCTCCTAAATAATCAAAGCCTGTCCATATAAATTCTCCTAAAGAATGTGGGTTTTTTTCTTGCGCATCAAATTCAATATCTGGAGCATAGGCCCAAGGCGGACCAACAGTAACATCATAACTAGAAACTTGGTTGGTTTCTTTGTTGACATGGTAGTCTTGAGGAACTTCATAAAAACCTCTTGTACTTGTTTGTGATGAAGTTTCTGATCCGTAAAAAATCATATCTGGGTTTTGTTCCCTGATTTCTCCATAATATGCAGGTTTGTAATTAACCCCAACAACATCTATTTGAGCGGCTAATTGATTTACAAAAGAAGCAGGATAATAATTGAAGCCGGCAGTTGTGGGTCTAGAATCATCTTCATCATGGCAAATATCATTCAACATTTTGGCAATTTTCCAACCGTCTTTTTTACCTTGCTCTAAAATCTCATTACCAATACTCCACATAATTACAGAGGGATGATTGCGATCTCTCTTAATCATGTCTCGCAAATCTTTTTCTGCCCATTGGTCAAAATAGTTGCTGTAGCCATTAGGAACTTTTGGTTCTTTCCATTCATCAAAAGCTTCATCAATAACCACAATGCCTAATCTATCACATACTTGTAGCATTTCTGGTGATGGTGGATTATGACTTGTACGTAGCGCATTGGCACCCATATTTTGCATAATTTGCATTTGACGCTCTGTTGCTCTGTAATTTACGGCAGCACCTAAGGGGCCTAAATCGTGATGCATACAAACGCCATTAAGTTCTACCGCTTTTCCATTTAAAAAGAAACCTTCTTTTTTAAATTCAATCGTTCTAATTCCAAATTCCGTTTCAAATTCATCTACAATTTGATCTTTTATTTTTACACGGCTTATTGCTTTATATAAATTAGGCTTGCCAACATCCCAAAGACTTGGATTTACAACCGTCATATGTTGTGTTAATTGCTCCTCTGAATTATTTGCTACATCTATGGTCTCCGTAGCTATACCCATAGTTTTATTGGAAGCATCAACAATCGTAGTTTCTAAAAATATCTCTTGAGGTTTATCAGTAGCATTTTTCAACTTTGTTTTAATCGTTACCGTTGCTTTTTCTGATGTAACTTCTGGAGTTGAAATAAATGTACCCCATTGCGGGATATGTACTTTCTCATTTAATTTTAAGCGTACGTTGCGATAAATACCGGCTCCGGGATACCATCTTTCTGATAAAACTTCAGGAGCAAGTTGTACTGCGATAATATTGTCTTCACCAAATTTTATAAACGGAGTGATGTCAAACTCAAAACCACTATACCCGTAATGACGTTCTCCAACAAAATTTCCGTTTACATATATTTTGGAATTATCCATGACCCCATCAAATTCAATAGCAACTTGTTTGTTCTTATTTTTAGCGTCAATGGTAAAGTGTTTTCTGTACCATGCAATTCCATCAATAGGCAACCCGCCATTTCTGGCATTATTTTTAGAATCAAAAGGACCTTCAATGGCCCAGTCGTGAGGTACATTTAGTTTTCGCCACGTACTATCATCTAAATGTATGGCTTCACCTTGAGGAACAGTATCTTTAATAAAAAGCCAATCTTTATTAAAATCTTGATCGGCTATAACTTCTACGCCGTTCTCTTGGCAGGAAGATATAAAAATGGAAATGAACAAAATGATCAATGGGGTACGTTTTAAAGCTTTCATGCGTTTTGTTTAGTTTTAGTCGAGTTGTTTTAGTTTATGGCGACAATACAGTCACTAATATCAAGAGGATCGTCCATTTCCTTTTGTAGTTTTTGTAAGTCTAGAAACAGTGTTTTTATTCTTTTTTGTTCCTCTGGAAGTTTTGAAATGTCATTCATCTCCTCAGGGTCATTCTTTAAATCAAAGAGCAGTATTTTTTTAATTTTCGGAAAAACCATTAGTTTATATCCATCTTTACGAATCATTCGTTGTACATCTAAATATGCCCCGTAAATAGCATCATAGCTGCTTTTGGATTCTTTTCCTTTTGCAATGTTTAAGAAGCTGTTGTATTCGATGTATTTTGGTTTGTCTATACCCGCAAGATCTAATGAGGTAGCCATGGCATCTTGCAAGTATACGTCTACATTCGTTTTTTTGTTTTTAGGAATATCTGGACCTAAAATAATTATTGGGGGTCTAATACTATGGTCAAACAAACTTTGTTTCCCTAATAGGCCGTGTCTGCCCATTGCTATACCATGGTCTGCCGTAAAGATGATATACGTATTATCCATCTTCCCAGAATTTTTAAGTGCTTCAATGATGTTGCCAATTTGCGCATCTACATGCGTGATGCTCGCGTAATATTCTTTCTTATGTGTTTTTATGGCCAATTCTGTTCTTGGAAACGGAGCCAGTGCCTCGTCTCTTAAATCATCACCATTAGCAATATCATGTCTGTAGGGGTACTCAGGTAGGAAGCTTTTGGGTACAGATAGATTTTTTAGCGCATACATGTCTTGATATTCTTGTGGAGCCTGTCTTGGATCATGTGGGGCGTTAAAGGCTAGGTACATGAAAAAAGGCTTTTCACTAGTTTTAGCCGTATTTATGAATCTAATCGCATCATCTTTTAGAACTTCACTCCAGTGTTGGCCATCTTTCCAGTAACCACCTTTAGTAGTGTCCGTAGGATTCCAGGTAGTGTCCGTTAAGGATAGTGGACGGTTATAGCCATTAGGCATAATGCTTTCTGATGTAGCATTAGGAATTTTTGAGAGCGAATCAAATTTAGCAACCATCGTGGCATGATCCCATGCATCTTTTGGCATGCCCGGTCTAATATGTGTGGTGTGTTCAAAAACTTTATGGGCCGGAGCATCTACATGCCATTTTCCGGTCATATAGGTTTCGTAGCCATTACTTTCAAGTAATTTACCCCAAGTTTTATCAATAGAATCGTTTTTAATCCAATTTTGCCTAAACTTATTAGCTCTCCATACTGATCTTCCTGAAATTAGCATAGCTCTAGAGGCAGCACACACTGCGCCACTCCAAGAACCCATATTGTAAGCATTCGTAAAGGTGGTGCCTTCATGAACCATGGCATCCATATTTGGAGTAATGATTTCCGAATTGCCTAAGGCATGAATGGAAGAATAGGTTTGATCGTCTGTAAAAATAAAAACGATGTTTGGTTTTTTAGGCTCAAGGTTTTGTTTTGGTTTGCTAGTGCAAGCAAGAAAAAAGCTTGTAGCTACAAATAAGTAAACTTTTGTTTTCATGTATAGGTATTCTTAAAAAATAATGCCCACCTGTTAAAGTGAGCATTAAATAATTAACTCAATAAATTACTTATGTACTAAAAATCACTATAAAGCAAAATTGAGATTTCTATTCTTAGTTAAGAATCACAGATGGTTTTTATAATAAAACAAATGTTTTAAGTTTACGATTCCTCAGTGGTGTCTTCCTCATTGTTCGTAAGTCTTATGTACTTACTAGGAATGACACCAAATTGTTTTTTAAAGCATTTAGAAAAGTAAGATGCGGTATTAAAACCAGTCATGTACATAATTTCTTTTACGGATAAATCACTTTTTTCAAAGAGCTGTACGGCTCTCTTTAATCTAATATTTCGTATAAATTCACTAGAAGAGAGTCCGGTTAATTCTTTTATTTTTAAGTACAAGTTACTTCTACTCATACTCATTTCTTTGACTAACATTTCTACACTAAATTCTGAATTCATCATATGCTTTTCTACAATTTCAATGGCATTTTGTAGGAAGCTCTCATCAGATGAGGTTACGGTTACTTCATTTGGTTGTAAGGTAATCTCTCGGTTGAATTTTTTACGTAGCTCATCACGATCTTTTAAAATATTGGAAAGTTTTAGTTCCAACAACTCCAAATCAAAAGGTTTTCTAATATAGGCATCTGCGCCTGTCTTTAGTCCTTCAATTTCTTTCTCCTGCGATGTTTTCGCTGTTAGCATTACTACAGGGATATGACTTGTTTCTTTGGCACTTTTAAGTTTATTACAAAGTTCTATTCCATCCATTACCGGCATCATAAGATCTGTAATTATGATATTAGGCATAAATTTATTTGCCAATTCTAAGCCCTTTTCACCATTCTCTGCCTCATAAATATAATAGCTTTCGCCCAAACCTCTTTTTATAAAAGATCTAATATCAGGATTGTCGTCTACAATTAATAGTAAGGGTAATTTAGACCTAGACCTTGTCATATTTTGGTCTATAATATCATCCATAAAGCTAATAGCATGAGAGTCAGCGTCAATTTTACTGATGAAGGTGTTGGGTTCAAAAACCTCATGAAAGTTTATTTCCTTGGTAGCTTCAAAAGTTTCTTTTTCTTTAGGAAGCCATACAAAGAAGGTAGATCCATTTTCAGAATCACTTTTTACTTTTATTATGCCTTGATGTAATTCTACTAAGTTTTTAGTAAAGGATAGCCCTATACCTGTTCCTTTCGTATTTACATGAGTAGTTAATCCGATCTCTGTATAAAAACGCTCAAAAATATGTTGTAATCGATGGGAAGGAATTCCGGGTCCAGAGTCTTTAACTTGTATGACAATGTATTTAGATTGATCAATGTCTGTTGCGATGTCATCTGGTTTTTTAAAATCTGTGCCGTCAAAAATGTTTAAAAGAATAGTTCCGTTTTCAGGGGTGAATTTAAAGGCATTTGATAATAAATTATTGATAATCTTTTCAACGGCATCAGGATCAAACCAAGAAACAATAGCATCCTTAGAGGTTTCAATTTTAAAATTGATTTCTTTTTTTCTACTTAAAAACTGAAAAGGTTCACTTACTTCTTTTAAAAAGCCAACAATATCACTCTTACTTAGGTTGAGGTTCATTTTTCCATGATCCATTTTTCTAAAGTCTAATAACTGATCTACAAGGCGTAATAGGTAATCTGTGTTTTTACGCATTAAACCATATTGATCCCTTGCTTCTTTGGGACTCATTTCTGATCCTTTTTTTATTAAATAATCTAAAGGGCCTTTAATAAGCGTTAATGGGGTTCTGAATTCATGAGAGATATTGGTGAAAAATTCCAGCTTTAAGCGGTGAATTTCTTCATTTTTGTCATTTTCTAAATGCTCTAATTCTAGCTGATGTTTTTCTGCAGATCTAATAATTGTAAATCTTCTAAAAGCATACAGTAACCCAATAGCCATTAATACGTAAAATATTTTAGCAAAAGTAGTACGCCACCAAGGTGGAGTTACATTTATTTTTAATTCTACTGGTGTTTCATCCCAAATAGTATCATTGTTGGATGCTTTTACGCGTAAAACATAGGGCCCTGGTTCAAGATTGGTATAGGTAGCAAATCTATTATCTGAAGTGGTATAAATCCAATCTTTATCAAAACCATCTAGTTTGTAAGCATATTTATTTTTACTAGACGCGGCATAGTGCAATGCTGCAAATTCAAAAGAAAAACTATTCTCACTGTATTTCAATTCAATTTCATCCATAGAATTTATAGATTGATCTAGAATTATGCGACCATTAATTTTTGCCCCAATTGCAACGGGTTTATTAAAGATTGAAAAGTTTATTAAAACAGTTTCTGCTGTAACTTTATTACTAATAATCTCCTCTGGATAAAAAGCAGTAAAACCATTAATGCCGCCAAAAAGCATTAAGCCATCTTTAGTTTTGAAAGCAGCTAACTCGCTAAATTCATTACTTTGTAAGCCATCATTAACATCATAATTTTGAAATTTTTCTCCTTCAGTATCAAATTTTGATAAACCTTTGTTGGTTGATATCCAAAGGTTTCCGTGGTCATCGTCTAGTATGCCTTTGATAACGTTGTTGGGTAGACCATCCTTTTCGGAATAGGTTTTAAAATGTTCGGGCTCATCTTTAGTTCCAGGGATTAATTTATTTAATCCACCACCAAATGTTCCAGCCCAAATAACTCCAGATTTACTTTCAAAAACGGTTAAGATGTAGTTGTGGCTTATGGTGCTTGTATCATTAGGAATATTCTTATAAACAACAAATTTTGGATTTTTTGAAGTAATTTGATCAGGAGGTAATTTGGCTAAGCCATTACCCGTCGCAAACCAAATGTTCCCCTTTTTATCCTGATAGATATCTCTGATAATATTGTTGGGTACGCTTGTTTCAATAGTTGTATTATGTTTTAAGCCATCTTTAGTAAAGGTGTCCCCGTCTTCATTAATTAACCAACGTTGTATACCGCCATTGTATGATCCTAACCAAACGTTGTGATCTTTGTCTTGTAAAATTGAAAAGACACTACTAGGTACTTCTGAAATTTCTTTAAGGTCTTTATCTGTGATTTTTTTAGGTGTAT
This genomic stretch from Cellulophaga algicola DSM 14237 harbors:
- a CDS encoding sulfatase family protein, which gives rise to MTSHPISKNTFFKLDLLLLIVFTFSCKEENKKKETATTEAKEATSKPNIVVIYLDDLGYGDISANGATEISTPNIDKLAHGGVRFTNGYATSATCTPSRYGILTGVYPWRNKDAQILPGTAPLIISTEQTTIPKMLKQQGYTTGIVGKWHLGLGTGHVNWNERVSPGPNEVGFDYSYIMAATQDRVPTVYIKGGHVDGLDPNDPIEVDYAKNYEGQPTGKDNPELLKMKWHHGHNNSIVNGIPRIGFMKGGEAAKWKDVDMADHFLEKAKDYVKNHKKEPFFLYYALQQPHVPRTPHPRFVGTSGMGPRGDVILEADWVIGEFIKTLEDEKILENTLIVFTSDNGPVLNDGYFDDAEEKLGSHTPTGGLRGGKYSLFDAGTHVPFITYWKGTITPSVSDALVCQIDLLNSLAKLADSDITTDDSEELIDVLLGKSKIGRTNLVLEAGQKTALRSGDWILIPPYKGNPINTQVNIELGIADTYQLYNLKTDRKQETNLAASNPEKLKEMVATYEELRGETTVEIKELELK
- a CDS encoding sulfatase-like hydrolase/transferase, with translation MILTDDQGWADVGFNGATDIPTPNLDRLASEGVIFSNGYVSHPYCSPSRAGLLTGRYQARFGHDCNMPYDGKNDASVGTPLSEKMISEALKEQGYRTSAIGKWHLGDHPDLYPPAQGFDHWFGFPGGGMNYWGESKNEIQTIYRNRKVVPEEELTYLTDDFTTEAIRFITQKDEKPFFMYLAYNAPHAPDQATKEYLEKTKHIEYAGRSVYAAMVNAVDANVGKIDSTLIANGLKENTILVFLSDNGGRIEHADNRPYRGHKGMLFEGGIKVPFFITWPTKIKEKYAYNEPISSLDLFPTFLNAAGGKAKKERQLDGVDLLPFILQKTQETPHETLFWRSSGNFEYAVRKGNYKLYKSAYKNKTLLFDLEKDHLERYDIANENPEIIVALEKAYKKWDAKNMAPGWLDPHAENVLKEDEKWQGDRNKSLNKKIK
- the galB gene encoding beta-galactosidase GalB, producing the protein MKALKRTPLIILFISIFISSCQENGVEVIADQDFNKDWLFIKDTVPQGEAIHLDDSTWRKLNVPHDWAIEGPFDSKNNARNGGLPIDGIAWYRKHFTIDAKNKNKQVAIEFDGVMDNSKIYVNGNFVGERHYGYSGFEFDITPFIKFGEDNIIAVQLAPEVLSERWYPGAGIYRNVRLKLNEKVHIPQWGTFISTPEVTSEKATVTIKTKLKNATDKPQEIFLETTIVDASNKTMGIATETIDVANNSEEQLTQHMTVVNPSLWDVGKPNLYKAISRVKIKDQIVDEFETEFGIRTIEFKKEGFFLNGKAVELNGVCMHHDLGPLGAAVNYRATERQMQIMQNMGANALRTSHNPPSPEMLQVCDRLGIVVIDEAFDEWKEPKVPNGYSNYFDQWAEKDLRDMIKRDRNHPSVIMWSIGNEILEQGKKDGWKIAKMLNDICHDEDDSRPTTAGFNYYPASFVNQLAAQIDVVGVNYKPAYYGEIREQNPDMIFYGSETSSQTSTRGFYEVPQDYHVNKETNQVSSYDVTVGPPWAYAPDIEFDAQEKNPHSLGEFIWTGFDYLGEPTPYGGRDNSTNGYWNDDWPSHASYFAPVDLVGFPKDRFYLYQSQWTSAPMVHVLPHWNWEGKEGQTIPVYAYTNADEVELFVNGTSFGKKVKGKDLTDVFTEYNGFKKGIYKSKYRLSWQVAYQPGSLKVVAYTNGKQVASKEIKTAGKPAKISLVADRNTIKADGKDLSFVSVSIEDKDGNLCPNAANLINFKVEGAGVLEAVGNGNSASLESFQENYIKSFFGKSLAIIKGTENTGEVTITATGENLATASLIIKTE
- a CDS encoding sulfatase-like hydrolase/transferase, which produces MKTKVYLFVATSFFLACTSKPKQNLEPKKPNIVFIFTDDQTYSSIHALGNSEIITPNMDAMVHEGTTFTNAYNMGSWSGAVCAASRAMLISGRSVWRANKFRQNWIKNDSIDKTWGKLLESNGYETYMTGKWHVDAPAHKVFEHTTHIRPGMPKDAWDHATMVAKFDSLSKIPNATSESIMPNGYNRPLSLTDTTWNPTDTTKGGYWKDGQHWSEVLKDDAIRFINTAKTSEKPFFMYLAFNAPHDPRQAPQEYQDMYALKNLSVPKSFLPEYPYRHDIANGDDLRDEALAPFPRTELAIKTHKKEYYASITHVDAQIGNIIEALKNSGKMDNTYIIFTADHGIAMGRHGLLGKQSLFDHSIRPPIIILGPDIPKNKKTNVDVYLQDAMATSLDLAGIDKPKYIEYNSFLNIAKGKESKSSYDAIYGAYLDVQRMIRKDGYKLMVFPKIKKILLFDLKNDPEEMNDISKLPEEQKRIKTLFLDLQKLQKEMDDPLDISDCIVAIN
- a CDS encoding two-component regulator propeller domain-containing protein, which translates into the protein MSYTLNTTNTKQSIVYLIWSLLIFISPVCYAQNSLKFEHLNTENGLSQSDVNTIFQDDNGFMWFGTHDGLNRYDGYNFTVFKPNAENPHSISSNLIWKIIDDDQGNLWIGTTGGGLNYFDKKTEQFKSFKNDPKNEFSIKSDYITLVFKDSNNRLWVGTTKGIDMADLSKSTDSLKFEHFNLYQNSNSPTRNSNNASTFYEDSMHQVWIGGINGLSKLSRDNNGDMYFQEVNKQINLPNVQVKSIIEDSYGNLILATSSGLYRYAPNKKENQLQYIYKGSYNTVSINNFHIWAGTDDGLLEFSNLAENKIPKLVGLYKYDPENPTNSLSKNAVKSLHIDHTGIVWVGVNGGGINKFDPQRKQFSHIKKNLELGSLSNDKIRAILEDSNENLWIGTEGGGLNLLGKTNTISDFNEFQHFTKINKVFAIEEIKLKSSTKLFVGGENAPGLFEIQLDTPKKITDKDLKEISEVPSSVFSILQDKDHNVWLGSYNGGIQRWLINEDGDTFTKDGLKHNTTIETSVPNNIIRDIYQDKKGNIWFATGNGLAKLPPDQITSKNPKFVVYKNIPNDTSTISHNYILTVFESKSGVIWAGTFGGGLNKLIPGTKDEPEHFKTYSEKDGLPNNVIKGILDDDHGNLWISTNKGLSKFDTEGEKFQNYDVNDGLQSNEFSELAAFKTKDGLMLFGGINGFTAFYPEEIISNKVTAETVLINFSIFNKPVAIGAKINGRIILDQSINSMDEIELKYSENSFSFEFAALHYAASSKNKYAYKLDGFDKDWIYTTSDNRFATYTNLEPGPYVLRVKASNNDTIWDETPVELKINVTPPWWRTTFAKIFYVLMAIGLLYAFRRFTIIRSAEKHQLELEHLENDKNEEIHRLKLEFFTNISHEFRTPLTLIKGPLDYLIKKGSEMSPKEARDQYGLMRKNTDYLLRLVDQLLDFRKMDHGKMNLNLSKSDIVGFLKEVSEPFQFLSRKKEINFKIETSKDAIVSWFDPDAVEKIINNLLSNAFKFTPENGTILLNIFDGTDFKKPDDIATDIDQSKYIVIQVKDSGPGIPSHRLQHIFERFYTEIGLTTHVNTKGTGIGLSFTKNLVELHQGIIKVKSDSENGSTFFVWLPKEKETFEATKEINFHEVFEPNTFISKIDADSHAISFMDDIIDQNMTRSRSKLPLLLIVDDNPDIRSFIKRGLGESYYIYEAENGEKGLELANKFMPNIIITDLMMPVMDGIELCNKLKSAKETSHIPVVMLTAKTSQEKEIEGLKTGADAYIRKPFDLELLELKLSNILKDRDELRKKFNREITLQPNEVTVTSSDESFLQNAIEIVEKHMMNSEFSVEMLVKEMSMSRSNLYLKIKELTGLSSSEFIRNIRLKRAVQLFEKSDLSVKEIMYMTGFNTASYFSKCFKKQFGVIPSKYIRLTNNEEDTTEES